GTTTGTAATCTTCCAATAAACCAAGTTCCAATATTTGCTAAACCTTTATAGTCTATATCAACTGGATTTTGAGTAGATAAAATAATTCCAATTCCAAAACTTCTTGCTTGTTTTAGAAGTGTTAACATGGGTTGTTTTGATGGTGGATTTGAATTTGGTGGAAAATATCCAAAAATCTCATCCATATAAAGTAGGGCTTTTAGTGAAGTTGTTCCCTCTTGTCTTCTCATCCAAGAAACCATTTGATTTAATAATAGTGAAACAAAAAACATTCGTTGAGAATCATTTAGATGAGCGATTGAGAAAATAGAAACTTTTGCTTTTCCAGTTTCATCATAAAGTAGATTTGAAATATCTAAAGTTTCACCTTCTATCCAAGTTTTAAAAGATGGATTTGCAATGATATTATTTAGTTTAAGTGCTAATTTTAGTCTTTCACTTTGGGCAAAAAATGTTTCTAAATCAAAAATTCCAATTTTTGCAAAAGGTGGAGTAACTATCAAAGTAATCAACTCTTCTAAAGTTAAATCTTTTCCTTGGGTAAAATAGTTCATAAATATTGAAGAGATTAAAATTGACTCTTTTGAAGAGGAATCGTTTTGTTCACCAATCAAAGATAAAATTGATGAAACAGTAGAATTTACAAGTGAAACTAATAAATCATTATCTTCTAAAACCTCTTTTGTTGGAGCTTTAAATGAAGATAAAATAGAGATTTGAACACCAGAATCACTTCCTGGAGTATAAATAGTAAAATCAGCAGAATTTTTTAATTTTTCAATTCTTGAAGTACTTTGAAAATCTTTTTCAAGTCCATTTTTCCATAAATTTGCTGTATTATTTGCAAACTCTTTTAAAGTTTGTCCATTGTTTATTGCATCTTGTTCTTCAATCCAAGGTTCAAAATCACTTCCATTTAGATTTGGAAAAGTAAGAAGTAGATTTGTCATATCACCTTTTGGGTCAATTATTATTGATGGAATATTATCAATAGCAGCTTCTTCAAGTAAGGAAATTCCAAGTCCAGTTTTACCACTTCCTGTCATTCCAATAATTGCAGCGTGAGTTAATAAATCTTTATTTTTATAAACTAAAGGAGTAGAATTTCCTTCAATTTTTTCTTTACCGATATAAAATAGTTTTAATTTTTCATAATCAATTGTACTATTCATCATAGACCTTTTGAATTTAAGTTTGTTTAATTATAGCAAAAAAAAAGTGAATGCCAATTTGACATTCACTTTGAAAAAGAGGTAGAAAATTTTTTATTTATTATTCTCTTCCGCTTTTTCTTTCTCTTTTCTTTTAGCTTTCATTTTATTTAAAGCCAATTTTCTCATATCTGCTGTTGTATCTAATTCATCCATAATTTCAAGACCAAGTAAAGTTTCAAGACAATCTTCTAAAGTTACAATACCTTCTGTTTGATTATATGAATCATGAACTATAAACATATGCTCTTTTTTTTGAATGAACATATTTAAAGCTTTTGCCACATGAATATTATGATGAAGTGAAAATACAGGTTTCATAATATCTTCAAGATTTTTTTCACCTTCTGTTATTGCTTGTTTGAATATTTTTTTAGTTAAAACAATTCCAACAATATTATCAATATTTCCTTCATATACAGGAACTCTTGAGAATTTAAAAGTTCTTTTATCTTCAACAATATCTTTTATTAATGTATTTTTTTCAATTGCATAAACAACTGACCTTGGAGTTAAAATATCTTTTATTTTAATACTATTTAATTTTAAAGTATTTCCAATAATTTGAGATTCTAAATCTCCAATAATTCCTTCTTCTTCACTTAAAAGTGTAGATTGAATTAACTCTTCTCTTGATATAGCATCTGTTGTTTCTTTTCCAATTTTTTTTGTAACAAACTGAGTTATTATGATTATTGGATAAGTTATAAAAATAAAAAAGTTTATAATTCTTGGTGCATAAGGAGCTAATTGTTTCCAATAAACTGCTCCAATTGTTTTTGGAATAATTTCTGCGAAAAATAGAATCATAAACGTAAGTATAATAGAAACAGCCATTACAAATGTGCCATTTTCTCCAAAAACATTTTGAGCTTGAACTCCAATAAGAGTTGCACCTAATGTATTTGCAATAGTATTTAAAATAAGAATTGATGCAATAGATTTATCAATATCTGTTTTTAGTTTTTTTAACAGTTTACCAGCAATCGGGTTGTTTTTTTCTAAAACAGAAATATAAGAAATATTTGTAGATAAAAGAACAGATTCTAAAACAGAACATAAAAATGACGTACCAATAACAGCAACAAATAGTAAGATTAAAAT
The genomic region above belongs to Arcobacter ellisii and contains:
- a CDS encoding CNNM domain-containing protein translates to MEILILLFVAVIGTSFLCSVLESVLLSTNISYISVLEKNNPIAGKLLKKLKTDIDKSIASILILNTIANTLGATLIGVQAQNVFGENGTFVMAVSIILTFMILFFAEIIPKTIGAVYWKQLAPYAPRIINFFIFITYPIIIITQFVTKKIGKETTDAISREELIQSTLLSEEEGIIGDLESQIIGNTLKLNSIKIKDILTPRSVVYAIEKNTLIKDIVEDKRTFKFSRVPVYEGNIDNIVGIVLTKKIFKQAITEGEKNLEDIMKPVFSLHHNIHVAKALNMFIQKKEHMFIVHDSYNQTEGIVTLEDCLETLLGLEIMDELDTTADMRKLALNKMKAKRKEKEKAEENNK